The Lasioglossum baleicum chromosome 10, iyLasBale1, whole genome shotgun sequence genome contains the following window.
tattgaacgTTCTTCGTAATTTTTTTTCAGTCGTCATATTctgtattgtaattttatcGTTAATGTCCCAACAAAACTTAGATTTGGttgttcatttttcttttttaaattagcCCTGTTTGTAAAATCGCATAAACCGAACGCTTCAAATCAATGCAGAGCATTCACAGCCTTGGCTCGTTCACGTACCCGAAACAATTCAATCCAATTGTATTATTGAGTTGgtaggaaagtaatttcggcattttaaggtgaaatagaagcccaatttttttattcaagcaatgaactttaatgaataaaatattttcccttttgtttgatgatcttttgcaaaaaagaataaataaggaaatattttattgatagttcatcgtttgaataaagtaattctattttttatttcaccttaaaataccgaaattactttctcgccaacccaatatatatgCACATACACAAACAAGATCATTGTAAATCCTAGGTCCTACAAAGAGTAGTCGTAACTTCCAACATTACTGTTGTAatcttataatataaaattgcacTAAAGACGCGTCAAtttgaaattcatttcatcGCCGTACTTCTCGATAATTATACTCAATTTTGTGAATGGAAACTTATTACTCGTCTAAATTGAAGTATCCTATAGGCATAAatccatttttataaaatttatagggATAAGAAGATATTTACACGTTGATAGAATCGCAAATGTAGTTACGACCATACCGTTATTAGGACCATTTTACACATTTCGAAGAATAGAAATCCAATATGACGAAACTTTTTATGGCTCTTGAGAAAAGAGAAATCATAAGAGATACTTCGTCTGACTATCGAGCCAGCTCATGTACCCTAATATTTACAAAAAGAAGCACTGCATTACGATCTAATAATTCTTTAGGGACTCAAATGAACGACGTCAACGTTAGTTGTTCCTGATGATATCTGAGACCTGAGTTGAAGGTTCTCTCGTTTCAACTGTGCCACAAGTTGTTTCAACGCGGTGATTTCTTGTCGCAGTTTTTCGTTATCACGCAGACACTGGCCTAATCCTTGATTAGCCGCTCGTAACTCTCCTATGTATTCGCAAGCTTTCGCCAGAATTCCCCCTTTGCTCTAtacaaagaaaaattaatagaGAATGGTTTTATTAACGTTCGTTGGTGTTCGTGAAGTCGTAATAAGTTATTactaggctgcggatgtttatgcaatgttcaatttttatagacgagTTTTaaaaaagtggaataaaataggatcttattttccgtggtagtaacCTGTTTaggtctgaaataaattaaaattgtactaaattttgtcatattttatatcctagctctttttgaaaattttcaaaatccataattgcataaaaatccacagtctagttattactaatAACGTTTCATTCGTTACCTGAGTTTCATAATTTGCTTTGCCTTCGCCGCTACTACCGGTTCCGTTTGCGTTTCCAGTGGCGTTGCATTCGGGTATAATTTTTCCTAATTTTGCGATCcaattgtttattttatctCTTCGTCGACGTTCCACTTCGTTGTGGGTTGCCCTTCTTCTATCGTCTCTCTGTAACATACGGAGAAAACATATGTGAATTACATGCCTAAGCAGTGAAGATCGAGGATAGCTCTCCTCGTAGCTCCACTATATTCCTATACTAAGAGTCTGAGattcaattttgataaaaacTTCGTACTTTCTTCAATCCGGTTGTACAATTCCTTGGTGTTTCTATTTGTAAAGTAGTTGTCCTGGGAACCAATGATCTAGAGGTCTGGGCAGTGGTGAAAACATCGTTAGCATTCCCAATAACATAAAATTGGCCATTCAACGGGGACGTTAGGACCTGTACAGTATTGTTTCCTGGTTGAGTGACTGGCATGTCTATCTCATTGCCAGCGGCGGTACTATTCAACTGTACCACTCTATATGCCAGAGCTTCTTGGTAGCGCATTCCATCTTCTCCAACAGTTTCTCCTGGAAAAATTTATTCTTCATATTACAACTGTAATTATAATCACACAGATAAATAGTCTGTGCGAAATCATAGAAAAATGATACTTTGAGATCTAGAACTTTCAAACGGAGTAGGTTATAGATTTGTTTACTACACGTTTAGTATAACACGTGGAAATACAAAGTAGAATTTCAGAAATGTAATAGAAAAATGATACTTCGAGATTGAGAACTTTCAACCAGAGTAAGTTAcagatttatttattatacgttTAGTACAACACGCGGaaatacgaaatacaatttcagaACAGTATATTTTGCATGCAGCTGATTTTCTGTATTTTCCTGGGAGTAGAATACTATGAAATTGTTGTACAAGTTTGCTATGAGTAAACAATgggtctttatggaaaataaacattttctacccaaTTTGTAACAAACACtggaatgaaatataaatttattttctttcttaatatatcTTTAATAGGTCGAGAgaaaacaatataacagtatttgaaaattcttctgttttcagtgttttgaattacacctactcattttttctgataaatgcataaaatccgatgTCCAGCTATGAGTGTGCGACGTGTGGCTGGTTATTAACTGAAGTTATATTTACCTTCGCAGTCGACGATTTCCGCCTCCTCGATAACAATTCCTGTGTCGGCTTCCTCCTTCGTGCTAATAGTGCTGTAAAAGAAGCGTAGTCTACGTTGAAGAATGGATATGCAACGTGTCTACAGGATTACGTCTATGCCTATTACTTCCACGACCGTTGTCCTAAGTCTTGTAAGTGCGCACTGTGCACTACGTGATGACCTTGAGGAGACCTCGACCGAAACAGGAGGGATAGGTGTTCGCATTATCAGCCAGTCGATATTTAACATAAACACTACCTGACATCCTGCTGTTCGAGGTGCTGCTCCAATATATCCATTTTTTTTCTAccaaaaacgtttgaatttgtcAAAATTCACGTGAGCTGGTCACGGGACACGGCAACGAGGTCATGTGGTGCACAAGATGGCGTTCGCCGACTGTAACGCCACCTTACACTCATCGAGCGAACTccattttgaatttcatgtcgATACCGATTAATGATATATAGACtacaaatctttatgcaaaattaaaaagagCTTTGCATTGATTATAGGAAACAGGAATACACTTGTGTGACACTATTACATCTGTGTGGCCGGTAGCCTTTTTTAATTACGCTTTCGTTTGAATGTTTCGCGGCATTTGTAAATACACTGTAAGTTATAAAATGTACGAAAAGTTGTTTTTAGAATATCTTAAATAATTCGGGTGTGTTGCTATATCTATATGCGTAAGAAATATAAAGCGAAACGTTCGatggaaattttttcaaatccaTATATTCAAACTTGTTGTTTATTTTGCCCGAAGAATGAACCGCCGAAACCGCGTTTGAAATTTGACCACCGAATCGTGCGAATTTAAACGTTCGCCCCAATTGTTTCTAgaatatatttgaaaatttgaaagtcATTCCCAAGATCGGTGTAAATACGAATGGCAGGAATTGCAACGCATCCTGCAGCAGTTTTGATTGGTCGACGAGATACAGTTCATCATGGAGTACGTCGGTACGTACACTAAATTTTGACGATTTTTCATGTTTTCTCGTAGCGATCGGTAACCAATAAATACTTTTCGTTTCCATACGTTAtgcttgttttatatgatttcgaatataacaaatatatatCACCTGAATTCGTCCTGTTATGGAATCTTGCAAATAACAATTGTATATCACGAATAAAATTCTAGAGAACACTCGTTTCTCCGACAAGAACTATTAGTAGAAGTATTTATTAATTGTCATGTAGCATTGAATCTGCATAATCCTCGTTAAATTGCAGGtttctttttaaaaatctgtatcTCTTTCAGACATAACCTTAAGTAATGtgtcgaaaatattttcttcattCTGATGCATCATCTTCTGTATTAATCTTTCAACAAcaatgctaaatatttctgcattctcaaaatcgattttagcaTAACCGAAAATGTCGATACCCTCGTTACCAataaatattctaataatttgtcTCTTCTTTTAGGTGCTGCAAAAAGTGAAAGCAACGACAATTGCTGTAATATAACTCCTTGCGCTGAACTAGTATCGAACACAAATTCTAACGAAACCACGTCCACAGAAACAAAAGACTCAATATCAAAATGTGAAATTCTCGATACACCATTGAAAGATAATAGCATGACCGACACGCAAGATCCACCCCAGGAGAACATTGACTTTAAAGTGATTTATAATAAACAGCGGATCAATGTCAATTTTCCACTCGATGGCACTGTCGCTCAATTAAAAGCGCACCTTCAAAACATTATATCCGTGCCCCAAGCGATGCAGAAAGTTATGATCAAAGGATTAGCTAAAGACGATCAAACATTAAGAACCCTAGGGGTCACGAAAGGTAACTGATCTTGTATAATAActaaactgtggatctttacgcaaaagaaaaagttgtctgcatcgattgcaagaaacggaagctaaatcgaatgttatttcttcccttaacactaaaccttccagattttttatttcacaattattgaaattataaagatgctttcatggtaaatgattaaataaatacatttaatagcggagatattataatatgaatcgCACAAAGTTCAaacaaatttaatcttgttatttttaggTGTCATGTATCGGCTACTTTTAGAGCCTGGTAGGTTTAgagttaatgattttaatagaggagaaattgatattgacatcttgagtttcttaaatttttcaacaataataactagactgcggatctttatgtatttagggcttctgaaaattttcagaaatgggTGGAATATAACttccgacagaatttagtacaatttgtaTTATTTGGAGATTCGCAGAGGCTgctaccactggaaataagattgtattttagttcactttcttaaaactcgtctatgaaaattgaaaattgtatacaCATCCGCAGCCTAATAATAACACTTCGAATAACTTCTTGCTGTTAAATATGTGATATTGATTTCATTATCGTGCATTTTTAAGGTGCCAAGGTCATGGTAGTAGGATCAAAGTTAGATGATGTATTGGCCGTATCGATTCCAACGAAGCAAGATCTTTCGGATGAAGCTGCGTCTACAGCGAGCAAAGAACCCTTATCTCAACAAAAAGTTCACAGGAAAGTTTTAGAtaaaggtattccggaagacgTGATGCCTGGTATATTAGATAGCAAGGTATTATTTTGAGAAAGAACCGACGAGATTTCTGTAAGCGATTTATATGTAAAATACTCTAATCGATAAATTGAATTGTTATTAGGAGCCTCTACCAAAATTTCCATTGGCTGGCATGTTAAATAAATCTGGTGGTAAAGTTAGATTAACATTTAAATTGGAACAAGACCAACTGTGGATTGGTACGAAAGAAAGAACAGACAAAATACCTATGAATTCTATAAAGGGTGTACACAGTGAACCTATACATGATTATCCAGAGTACCACATTATGGTTTGTGTCATTACAAAATAACCAGAGGTGTGACAACTCGAAGATGTCGAGTCGGGTCGGAAtgagaattttttttcttgaatATGAAATTCTCGACTATGTTAAGATTTCCGAATATGTTAgaggttctcgaaaatttcaggtttccgattataaaatttattcattgaatCTCCTTCTTTTTAATCCCGATACTTCCGAGAATCTCGATAATTCCGAGAATCCCGATAATTCCGAGAATCCCGAAACATTCCCCAAACAGTCTctacattttcgggttctcacACACCGCTGAAAATTACCATTgtgtttttattatatgtttACATTCGATGTGTTTACTTTCGAAAATTTTAGGCTATTCAACTAGGCACAACGGAAGCATCGAGGTATTGGATATATTGGGTTCCCGCGCAATACATATCGGCTATAAAAGATGCTATTCTTGGTAAATGGTGCTATTTTTGATCGACCATTGATGGAAATTTCTGTCTCTTTGAATGCAAAGTGTAATCAGGTGTAAGCATTGATACAAACACGACTGTGCTAGTCACACATTTTTAACAGTAAGTAGTAACTtattttgcgttggattataaCCGATGTCTCCTAGTAAAAGTATTCTGTTAAGAAAAATCTTTTGGATAGACAATgtcaataatttttgttaaaaatcgATGACagttattttacaaaattcgGTGATAACCGGTTTTAGAAAAACACATTCTTTCTTTGTCTATCTATATCTCTGACTCtgtctctgtctgtctgtctgtctctctttGAACGTATTGTATTTATAAGATACATATTGTGATTTTCGGagtgtagacaaattttgatacattgagataatattataattgtaaTATTGCTTTTCATTGGATTATATTGTGTGTAAGATTTGTAAATATAATAAGTTTTTTTTTAACTCttgaaagaagaaaaatacaTTTATGTTGAAGAAATATATATTCATTGCTTTATGATCAACGTTATTTGTTTGAACGAACAGATTTCAaagttttaaacattttctcctTTATTTAAGTAGAAGCGTATGAACCATCGAAATAAATgtgaaatttttgtaaaattacaTTTATAGGAGGATGCGAAGAAAGAAGTTATGATGTTGCATTTACAATCTTTTGAAGTTCGTCGAGAAATAATACAACTTTTTACCGCATTTAATGATATCGATaagtaaattgtaaaattcagATACTTCCGCAAACATTCGAAATATTAATGCGAGATTTGTAGTATGTTTTAATCCGAAACAGCGGTCGGAAATGTTAtgccgtaatgaaaattttattttgctcaAATATGAAAAAACGATTTTACGAATATATAGATAGAGCCGCATCACTACCAaggcatatatatatatgcatatatatagtCCGCATTTTTCACGAACACAATAAATCTAACGTGTCAATAATGTTCAATAATGAAACAACGAAGCTTGTTACGAAATTGAGTACATTTTACATTGGCCTTTGGTTCTCGACATTGGCCTAGATAAATTGTGTCTCTGTTAAAAAGCATCTCGGAGTTTCGTCGTTGAAATTTCAGTGGACTGTATCTCGTCGAACGTAAGCAaatcgcatattgcataacttaGTAGTATTATAACTGCTGTAAATTAAGTTTTATACAATTAAATGCGTACCTACATCTTTAAAAATACAGGAAGAAAGGACGGAATTCGAAGAAACGgcaaatcaaatttatttatcgGAATATATGTCTACAGAAATTTCATAATTGGAGTTTGCACATTGAAACATCTACTTCAGTGTCCGTTTAATTAAATAAGACTTGTACATCATGTTGGACAatttgataaaataaataattttaaggaTTCTCCATTtgtgtttattttattttttcatatcaatcgtttttttaaagaatacaagcttccagctcgattttattgttttattttcatgAGATGTAGCtatatacgataatattttaatacaaaattaaatatataatatatatatattatatatattattatatatatatacatactatttGAATTAATGTTTGAAACAAGAGATTTAGAAATTGTGGACAGCTCTGGaagccaaattggaaaacataatttaaatcttaaaaattacaaaatataagaataataattaaactttagaaaatataggatattttggtcaaatttgatttacatgttctctacattagAAAGAATTAATAAGcaccatttttattctataatattacAAAAAATCGGGAATGCATCTAATTATTCGTCGATCTATCGAAATAGTTTTCAAAGAACTGACCAATCAGTTCTAATACAGAATACGATATTTAAAACTTCTACATCAACAGGACTCTTTTAAATCCTGGAATTCCCGCAACAGCTGCTCGCATTCGTGCGACACGTGAACAGGAAATTTCCTATTAGGGGGTTCAATTAGTTGAGTTGAGCGAATAGACGACGCTTGTTCAGCTTTCGTTGATTCGCTCGGACCATGTAAGAAGATGCGAAAGTTGTAAGGAGAGGTGAGACAAGACAAGACTTCGCAACGATCGGGGAACGACAGTACCTATGTAGGTATCTGTTCCGCAATCAATGTAAACCTTCACATTTTGTTGAAACTGAAGTGGTTCAAGGCTCAATCACGGCGCATGCGTGCGCGCAATCTGTGTATTGTATATATAGGTATGTGTAAAAGTGACAGTGTGAAACTCATAACTCATACACCAGTTACACTGACAAAGTTACACCACAACCACATACCACGCTTGTTGGATGTATGTATTTCCATCACGATATCATTATCGATACTGTTTCGATGAACATATTTTCTCCTGCATAATCTTTGTTCCTATATTTCGAGCAAAGGACTGTCAGTCTAATTCACTATGACATGGATATATGTATGCGATGAACGCCTTATAATAAACGATTTCAAAGCAACGCGAGCAATATTTATTGTACTCGCTTGAAGTGCAATTATAAGTTCGCATGTAAATATTTACAGCAGAGAAAACGAACAGGAGAGAtttgtaaattttattaaacgcTTAAACGACAAGACCGATGTCATCATTAAATTCAAATGGCACTACTGCGTTATGTCAGTAGTGGGATGAACAAACAGGTAGCATTAACATACCAAATTAATTAGAAGAGACTTTACACCGAATCTCCAATTATTAGTTCACATGTATTTACAGCAGACAAAATGAACAGGAGAGTATTATAAATGTTATTAAATGCTTACAGATGATGAAAAGACCGATgtcattattaaattaaaatggcACTACTGCATTATGTCGGTAGTGGGATGAACGAGCAGGTAGCATTAACATaccgaatgaattagaagagacATAACACCAAATCTCCAATGGTtacttaaaattgttgaaaggaaatttttactatttcccCTTGTTGGTAGTTATGGATGGAAGCGAGAACACTATCGAAAATATCCAAGGAGCATTTTTAGTTTTAGCAGAGAGCTTTCTGAGACAAGGTGCTTCATTGTCAGAATTGAAATCTGTCAGTACAAGAAATAATGCGAAACATGAAGGAAACAATGCTTTCCGTTGTCTACGTTCCAAGAAAGTATTCCTCGTCTTGATCATGCCGATATTTTGTActatatttttgaaatatttatatatcgATCTTGTTAAGAGTATAAGAGGAACTAGATGTTTAGTaccaaataattatttaatatgggAATTCACCAGGCCGATATCGAATTGCGATTATTGTAGAGATGTTACAACAGCTTTAACTTTACCAAATCTGACCAGAGAGGAGTTCAAACAATACGCATACTCCTCTCGGCCGATGGTGATTAAAAATGCTGCCAGCAACTGGCCAGCCTCCAAAGTGTTCAGctggaaatttttcaaaaatctataTGAAAACGTAGACGGTGCTTACGATTCGGTGGAAGAATGCCAGTTCTTACATTTCAAAAGTAATTTCACTAGTTTAAGAGACGTTTTTGCCATGAGCGAGGACAGAGCTCTGCAACACGGTGGACAAGAGCCATGGTATGTTGGTTGGAAAAATTGTCACCTACAAATTTTGGATGCAATGAAAC
Protein-coding sequences here:
- the LOC143213056 gene encoding upstream stimulatory factor 1 isoform X2 — encoded protein: MDILEQHLEQQDVSTISTKEEADTGIVIEEAEIVDCEGETVGEDGMRYQEALAYRVVQLNSTAAGNEIDMPVTQPGNNTVQVLTSPLNGQFYVIGNANDVFTTAQTSRSLVPRTTTLQIETPRNCTTGLKKRDDRRRATHNEVERRRRDKINNWIAKLGKIIPECNATGNANGTGSSGEGKANYETQSKGGILAKACEYIGELRAANQGLGQCLRDNEKLRQEITALKQLVAQLKRENLQLRSQISSGTTNVDVVHLSP
- the LOC143213051 gene encoding ubiquitin domain-containing protein UBFD1 isoform X2 — protein: MEYVGAAKSESNDNCCNITPCAELVSNTNSNETTSTETKDSISKCEILDTPLKDNSMTDTQDPPQENIDFKVIYNKQRINVNFPLDGTVAQLKAHLQNIISVPQAMQKVMIKGLAKDDQTLRTLGVTKGAKVMVVGSKLDDVLAVSIPTKQDLSDEAASTASKEPLSQQKVHRKVLDKGIPEDVMPGILDSKEPLPKFPLAGMLNKSGGKVRLTFKLEQDQLWIGTKERTDKIPMNSIKGVHSEPIHDYPEYHIMAIQLGTTEASRYWIYWVPAQYISAIKDAILGKWCYF
- the LOC143213051 gene encoding ubiquitin domain-containing protein UBFD1 isoform X1 → MFRGICKYTNIFENLKVIPKIGVNTNGRNCNASCSSFDWSTRYSSSWSTSVRTLNFDDFSCFLVAIGAAKSESNDNCCNITPCAELVSNTNSNETTSTETKDSISKCEILDTPLKDNSMTDTQDPPQENIDFKVIYNKQRINVNFPLDGTVAQLKAHLQNIISVPQAMQKVMIKGLAKDDQTLRTLGVTKGAKVMVVGSKLDDVLAVSIPTKQDLSDEAASTASKEPLSQQKVHRKVLDKGIPEDVMPGILDSKEPLPKFPLAGMLNKSGGKVRLTFKLEQDQLWIGTKERTDKIPMNSIKGVHSEPIHDYPEYHIMAIQLGTTEASRYWIYWVPAQYISAIKDAILGKWCYF
- the LOC143213053 gene encoding uncharacterized protein LOC143213053; amino-acid sequence: MDGSENTIENIQGAFLVLAESFLRQGASLSELKSVSTRNNAKHEGNNAFRCLRSKKVFLVLIMPIFCTIFLKYLYIDLVKSIRGTRCLVPNNYLIWEFTRPISNCDYCRDVTTALTLPNLTREEFKQYAYSSRPMVIKNAASNWPASKVFSWKFFKNLYENVDGAYDSVEECQFLHFKSNFTSLRDVFAMSEDRALQHGGQEPWYVGWKNCHLQILDAMKQFYNLPHFLPEDAEVPYTNYVFLGYEEGAIMHLDYISRLMWQGQILGDKRWTVAPTPECDNICERFNFTVRAGDIILLDTRIWYHSTYVIDGNFSLTVTSEYG
- the LOC143213056 gene encoding upstream stimulatory factor 1 isoform X1 — its product is MDILEQHLEQQDVRSPQGHHVVHSAHLQDLGQRSWNTISTKEEADTGIVIEEAEIVDCEGETVGEDGMRYQEALAYRVVQLNSTAAGNEIDMPVTQPGNNTVQVLTSPLNGQFYVIGNANDVFTTAQTSRSLVPRTTTLQIETPRNCTTGLKKRDDRRRATHNEVERRRRDKINNWIAKLGKIIPECNATGNANGTGSSGEGKANYETQSKGGILAKACEYIGELRAANQGLGQCLRDNEKLRQEITALKQLVAQLKRENLQLRSQISSGTTNVDVVHLSP